A section of the Arabiibacter massiliensis genome encodes:
- a CDS encoding molecular chaperone TorD family protein translates to MSNDWQVSAAAWELAALSFRYPGAELADAVSSGEWADAAREIAAALGLALPEGFGAHASADGLRPEATRLFVGAPEPAVSPYEGVWRAADDGVQALLFVNPHSMAVERFMRECGLGRPEGANEPLDHAATECELLERLALRAAAPADADDALPGGSPEAAYDLFLAEHVRAWMPRFAERTAEESRHPFYRDAAAFLAALVG, encoded by the coding sequence ATGAGCAATGACTGGCAGGTATCGGCCGCCGCATGGGAGCTGGCCGCGCTCTCGTTCCGCTACCCGGGAGCCGAGCTGGCGGACGCCGTGTCCTCCGGCGAGTGGGCCGACGCGGCCCGCGAGATAGCGGCCGCGCTCGGGCTCGCGCTCCCGGAGGGCTTCGGGGCTCACGCCTCCGCCGACGGCCTGCGCCCCGAGGCCACGCGCCTCTTCGTCGGCGCTCCCGAGCCGGCCGTCTCGCCCTACGAGGGCGTGTGGCGCGCGGCCGACGACGGGGTGCAGGCGCTCCTGTTCGTGAACCCGCACTCCATGGCCGTCGAGCGCTTCATGCGCGAGTGCGGCCTGGGCCGCCCCGAGGGCGCCAACGAGCCCCTCGACCACGCGGCCACCGAGTGCGAGCTTTTGGAGCGCCTCGCCCTGCGCGCGGCCGCCCCCGCTGATGCGGACGACGCCCTCCCCGGAGGCTCGCCCGAGGCGGCCTACGACCTTTTTCTCGCAGAACACGTCCGAGCGTGGATGCCCCGCTTCGCGGAGCGCACGGCCGAGGAGTCCCGCCACCCCTTCTACCGCGACGCCGCCGCGTTCCTCGCCGCGCTCGTCGGCTAG
- a CDS encoding DUF4405 domain-containing protein yields the protein MDKRNLAIDLAALAVYLVVANPAITGIGLHEWLGLGVFLAFFVHALLHADWAVEAVRGSLAHPSWGRTGNLVLDALIVLAFAACTVSGIMVSGTVLPALGLYAEGYYLWDPLHAMSAKALLALLLVHVVVHWRWLAAWFRKGRDHEQ from the coding sequence ATGGACAAGAGGAACCTCGCGATCGACCTCGCGGCGCTGGCGGTCTACCTGGTCGTCGCGAACCCCGCTATCACCGGGATCGGCCTTCACGAGTGGCTGGGCCTGGGGGTCTTCCTGGCGTTCTTCGTCCATGCGCTGCTGCACGCGGACTGGGCGGTGGAGGCCGTGAGGGGATCGCTCGCGCATCCCTCGTGGGGCCGCACGGGCAACCTCGTGCTGGATGCCTTGATCGTGCTGGCCTTCGCGGCATGCACGGTGTCGGGTATCATGGTCTCCGGCACTGTGCTGCCGGCATTGGGGCTCTACGCGGAGGGCTACTACCTCTGGGACCCGCTGCACGCGATGTCGGCCAAGGCCCTGCTCGCGCTCTTGCTCGTGCACGTCGTCGTCCACTGGAGGTGGCTCGCCGCCTGGTTCAGGAAAGGAAGGGATCATGAGCAATGA
- the nrfD gene encoding NrfD/PsrC family molybdoenzyme membrane anchor subunit, with protein sequence MSETSKAPASRFGGRGMNVAIAVAALATVVGLALWLVQLSGGMVQTGMRNLDSWGLYITMFMFLVGLSAGGLIISSVPRAFGMAGFGGISKVAVWTSICCTVLAIGFVVVDLGQPLRLWELFAYSNLGSPLMWDIAVLAVYLILSIVYLWATLRAEAGKVSQLALRIVSVVALVCAVLVHSVTAWIFGLQQAHELWHTALLAPWFVSSALVCGTAIVLVVVIALRKAGYLDVAQDNVVKMLKMLGAFVAVDLYFFGCDLLTSAFPQASGAEVVSMLVAGPLAPFFWAEIVLSAFAALVAFVPALRRSGLVVAASLAAIVAILCKRVQLLVGGFQIPNLDLPGPMTPYAVTGWESGMAGAYQGLVYWPTPLELGVALGVVGLGALMLLLGLKYLPLRPAEA encoded by the coding sequence ATGTCTGAGACAAGCAAGGCTCCCGCCTCCCGGTTCGGGGGCAGGGGGATGAACGTCGCCATCGCCGTGGCGGCCCTGGCGACCGTCGTCGGTCTGGCGCTCTGGCTCGTGCAGCTCTCCGGCGGCATGGTGCAGACCGGGATGCGCAACCTCGACTCGTGGGGGCTCTACATCACGATGTTCATGTTCCTGGTGGGGCTGTCGGCAGGCGGGCTCATCATCAGCTCCGTGCCGCGCGCGTTCGGGATGGCGGGCTTCGGAGGCATCAGCAAGGTGGCCGTGTGGACGTCCATCTGCTGCACGGTGCTGGCCATCGGGTTCGTGGTGGTGGACCTGGGCCAGCCGCTGAGGCTCTGGGAGCTGTTCGCGTACTCCAACCTGGGGTCGCCTCTCATGTGGGACATCGCCGTGCTGGCGGTGTACCTGATACTCTCGATCGTGTACCTGTGGGCGACGCTCAGGGCCGAGGCGGGCAAGGTGTCGCAGCTGGCCCTGCGCATCGTGAGCGTCGTCGCGCTCGTGTGCGCCGTGCTCGTGCACTCGGTGACCGCCTGGATCTTCGGGCTGCAGCAGGCCCATGAGCTCTGGCACACGGCGCTGCTGGCCCCGTGGTTCGTGTCCTCGGCGCTCGTCTGCGGCACCGCCATCGTGCTGGTCGTGGTGATCGCCCTGCGCAAGGCCGGCTACCTCGACGTCGCGCAGGACAACGTCGTCAAGATGCTGAAGATGCTCGGCGCGTTCGTGGCGGTGGACCTGTACTTCTTCGGATGCGACCTCTTGACCTCCGCGTTCCCGCAGGCCTCCGGCGCCGAGGTCGTGTCCATGCTCGTGGCGGGTCCGCTCGCCCCGTTCTTCTGGGCCGAGATCGTCCTCAGCGCCTTCGCGGCCCTCGTCGCCTTCGTGCCGGCGCTGCGCCGCAGCGGGCTGGTCGTGGCCGCCTCGCTCGCCGCCATCGTCGCCATCCTCTGCAAGCGCGTGCAGCTGCTCGTCGGCGGGTTCCAGATCCCGAACCTCGATCTGCCCGGCCCCATGACGCCCTACGCCGTCACGGGCTGGGAGTCCGGCATGGCCGGCGCCTACCAGGGGCTCGTGTACTGGCCGACGCCCCTCGAGCTCGGCGTGGCGCTCGGAGTGGTGGGGCTCGGCGCCCTCATGCTGCTCCTGGGCCTCAAGTACCTGCCGCTCAGGCCGGCCGAGGCCTAG
- a CDS encoding 4Fe-4S dicluster domain-containing protein, with translation MDMRYGMVIDTRRCVGCQACAIACKSANNLPNGTWWNRVLTDGGNSIDSPAGEYPYNSITFYPLSCQHCENPSCVKVCPVGATYKDPETGVVRQDYDKCIGCRMCMAACPYTGVRSFNWEEPKYAVDFSLGDVDAPMHQKHVVEKCTFCYQRIARGETPACMEFCPSRARHFGDLDDPESDVSKLIRENEYRQFLFDRGTNPSVYYLI, from the coding sequence ATGGATATGCGCTACGGAATGGTCATAGATACAAGGAGATGCGTCGGATGCCAAGCCTGCGCGATCGCCTGTAAAAGCGCCAACAATCTTCCAAACGGCACTTGGTGGAATCGCGTTTTGACCGACGGGGGTAATTCGATTGACAGCCCGGCGGGGGAATATCCGTACAATAGCATCACGTTCTACCCTTTGAGCTGCCAACATTGCGAGAATCCTTCTTGCGTGAAGGTATGCCCTGTGGGAGCAACGTATAAAGACCCTGAAACGGGCGTCGTGCGGCAGGACTACGACAAATGCATAGGGTGCCGCATGTGCATGGCGGCTTGTCCTTACACCGGAGTGCGCTCGTTCAATTGGGAGGAGCCGAAGTACGCCGTTGATTTCTCGCTCGGCGATGTCGATGCGCCTATGCACCAGAAGCATGTTGTCGAAAAATGCACCTTTTGCTACCAAAGGATAGCTAGAGGAGAAACGCCTGCTTGTATGGAGTTCTGTCCCTCGCGCGCGCGTCATTTCGGCGATCTAGATGATCCGGAAAGCGATGTCTCGAAACTCATTAGGGAAAACGAGTACCGACAGTTTCTTTTTGATCGCGGGACGAACCCCTCCGTCTATTACCTCATCTAG
- a CDS encoding molybdopterin-dependent oxidoreductase, producing MSGAPSPHAGLTRRSFLKTTAAVAGAAAAVGGGTSLAAYAEDGVDAAGETKLFSGACRAACFATCYIGVKVRDGKVVGCVAGEAADPDYNRICAKGMSHPLRIYDPERIKYPIRRVGERGGGEWERISWDEAIETITSKWKEVRERYGEGSLLFCCTSSSMQGSAAYGRLAGVLHASTVPATYDHAFQYAGATMAGGTDSGEGKSIRYAKVVFIWASNVTEAQLQNWHFLIEAKLDNGAKLVVIDPNYTVAASKADIYVPIRPGTDGALAMAMTKMVIDEGWEDVDYLTNCTVAPFLVRKDNGKYLRMSDLGVEPQEGPVSPTTGKPTIVNPIVVMGADGVPGSVEDVFEPVIQGTFEVAGQEVTTAYDLLVEAVSPYTVSKASSICDIPEDTIRELTRLYATSGPAVLYHSFGADRYYNGHSCYTATLALAMVTGQIGQKGASWGTGSFAGNQANFVGMNYPEGDMPSNSVSAMVLPEVLSTGKFLGKDLQIKAMFFAGNNLLGNCPIRAQLIPALDNVELIVQADMTLNDNSKYADIVLPVPHWFEVEDIVNFGGQNPHAIFNDQAIEPLYESKCDFDIAKLLAESMGVGRFYTTKEDMLRTSLDVPALKELGIDFDTLKKNKVMRNLPEGLYLQNNKDRPYATATGRGQFYLEDAVPRVNCGQEFDPADERLPHWFEPAEIGQDNELRAKYPLQFIQEHAKWRIHTQWNRVPWLRELDPEPILKMNEKDASERGIEEGDIVKVYNDRGYVVVKASIHHGLRPGIVNLPHGWQDGQFIEGHYAELCTPKIHPYVVNTIQFDALVEVEKV from the coding sequence ATGTCAGGAGCACCAAGCCCGCACGCCGGGCTCACACGCAGGAGCTTCCTCAAGACGACGGCCGCAGTAGCGGGCGCGGCAGCCGCGGTGGGCGGCGGAACCTCGCTCGCAGCTTACGCTGAAGATGGCGTAGACGCGGCAGGTGAGACAAAGCTTTTTTCTGGAGCGTGCCGAGCAGCCTGCTTCGCAACGTGCTATATCGGAGTGAAGGTGCGGGATGGAAAAGTGGTGGGCTGTGTGGCGGGGGAAGCGGCCGACCCGGACTATAACCGCATTTGCGCAAAGGGGATGAGTCATCCTCTGCGTATATACGATCCGGAGCGCATCAAATACCCCATACGCCGAGTCGGCGAACGGGGAGGAGGCGAATGGGAGAGGATATCGTGGGATGAGGCGATAGAAACCATCACCTCGAAATGGAAAGAAGTGCGAGAGAGGTATGGCGAGGGGAGCTTGCTTTTCTGCTGCACTTCGTCGAGCATGCAAGGCAGCGCCGCATATGGCCGCTTAGCTGGCGTGCTCCATGCTTCGACTGTTCCCGCCACTTATGATCATGCGTTTCAGTATGCTGGCGCGACGATGGCTGGGGGCACCGATTCTGGTGAGGGGAAGAGCATCCGGTATGCAAAAGTTGTTTTCATATGGGCTTCTAATGTGACGGAAGCTCAATTGCAGAACTGGCACTTCCTTATAGAGGCAAAACTGGACAACGGCGCGAAGCTCGTCGTCATCGATCCGAATTACACTGTGGCTGCAAGCAAAGCGGACATATACGTGCCGATTCGCCCCGGTACTGACGGAGCTCTGGCTATGGCGATGACCAAAATGGTTATCGACGAAGGCTGGGAGGACGTCGACTATTTGACGAACTGCACGGTGGCACCGTTCCTGGTTCGCAAAGACAACGGCAAGTACCTTCGCATGAGCGATTTGGGCGTGGAGCCACAAGAAGGTCCGGTAAGTCCGACGACAGGAAAGCCGACTATCGTGAATCCGATCGTTGTCATGGGTGCCGACGGTGTTCCCGGCTCTGTTGAGGATGTTTTCGAGCCCGTCATACAAGGAACGTTCGAGGTGGCTGGGCAGGAGGTGACTACCGCATACGATTTGCTTGTGGAAGCCGTCAGCCCTTACACGGTGTCCAAAGCTTCTTCAATCTGCGACATACCTGAGGATACGATTCGCGAATTGACACGGCTTTATGCGACAAGCGGTCCGGCTGTGCTCTATCATTCGTTCGGTGCGGATCGCTATTACAACGGCCATTCGTGCTATACCGCCACCCTCGCTTTGGCTATGGTCACTGGCCAAATCGGGCAAAAGGGCGCTTCCTGGGGCACTGGCTCATTTGCCGGCAACCAAGCGAATTTTGTTGGCATGAACTATCCCGAAGGAGACATGCCGAGCAATAGCGTTTCGGCAATGGTGCTGCCGGAAGTTCTGAGCACCGGGAAATTCTTAGGGAAGGATCTGCAGATCAAGGCGATGTTCTTCGCAGGCAATAACCTTCTCGGCAATTGTCCGATACGCGCTCAGCTCATACCTGCTCTCGACAATGTCGAGCTGATCGTCCAGGCGGATATGACTTTGAACGACAATTCGAAGTACGCCGATATCGTGTTGCCGGTTCCGCACTGGTTCGAAGTCGAAGACATCGTCAATTTCGGCGGGCAGAATCCCCATGCCATCTTCAACGATCAGGCTATTGAGCCGCTTTATGAAAGCAAGTGCGACTTTGATATCGCCAAACTATTGGCAGAGAGCATGGGCGTCGGGCGTTTCTACACCACAAAGGAGGACATGCTTCGGACGTCTCTCGACGTTCCTGCTTTGAAGGAGCTTGGCATCGACTTCGACACTTTGAAGAAAAACAAGGTGATGCGCAATCTGCCCGAAGGCCTCTACCTTCAAAACAACAAAGACCGGCCGTACGCCACCGCTACGGGGCGCGGACAATTCTATCTTGAGGATGCAGTGCCTCGCGTGAATTGTGGTCAGGAGTTCGATCCGGCCGACGAGCGTCTGCCCCATTGGTTCGAGCCAGCGGAAATCGGACAGGACAACGAACTACGGGCGAAGTATCCCCTGCAATTTATTCAGGAACACGCCAAATGGCGTATTCACACGCAATGGAACCGAGTGCCCTGGTTGAGGGAGCTGGATCCTGAGCCTATCTTGAAGATGAACGAAAAAGATGCAAGCGAACGTGGCATCGAAGAGGGGGATATCGTAAAGGTTTACAATGATCGCGGCTACGTGGTCGTCAAAGCCTCTATCCATCATGGCTTGCGACCAGGCATCGTAAACCTTCCTCATGGGTGGCAAGATGGGCAGTTCATAGAGGGGCATTACGCCGAGCTCTGCACCCCGAAAATACACCCGTATGTCGTGAACACCATTCAATTCGATGCGCTTGTCGAAGTTGAGAAAGTCTAA
- a CDS encoding HipA domain-containing protein gives MAQGETLNVYRGARLIGVLDREEGEPFYGFSYFESYVRSPEALPLSASLPLAPGRYPGAQTLPFFEGLLPEGDARSVVARQFHVSPRNPAQLIRALGRDCAGDVMVVEAGDPVQPPSRGEYLRLPRGLEDLARDPLREVAELRAEHRLSLAGAQEKIALYHDDREPLDDGWYVPANGSPSSHIVKPQVSGRFPHLALNEYLCMTAASLAGIEAAKASLLYPESPLLVVERFDRIDSGERTEQGLRLLTRVHQEDACQALGYCSDDKYEGASSAYVSEAVELLMACAERPAEALRELHRLMLFNYLIGNCDAHLKNYSLIWSGPASVRLAPAYDLVSTAVYDGRFGAKLDRGMGLRLGRHLNIDKVDADDLNTLAKELRQPPKAAWEERARLCDVLEEAFRQAAERAAGLGFGEAAPDLARRILFGAKIRMKVLNS, from the coding sequence ATGGCGCAAGGCGAGACGCTTAACGTGTACCGAGGCGCTCGCCTGATCGGCGTTCTGGACAGGGAGGAGGGGGAGCCGTTCTACGGTTTCTCCTACTTCGAGTCGTACGTTCGGTCGCCCGAGGCGCTGCCCTTGTCGGCGAGCCTTCCTCTTGCGCCGGGCCGCTATCCGGGCGCGCAGACCCTGCCGTTCTTCGAGGGATTGCTGCCCGAAGGAGATGCCCGGAGCGTCGTCGCGCGGCAATTCCACGTGTCCCCGCGCAACCCGGCGCAGCTCATCCGCGCGCTCGGGCGAGACTGCGCCGGCGATGTGATGGTGGTCGAGGCGGGAGATCCCGTCCAGCCCCCTTCTCGGGGAGAGTATCTCCGGCTGCCGCGGGGCCTAGAGGATCTCGCGCGCGATCCCCTGCGGGAAGTGGCCGAGCTTCGCGCGGAGCATAGGCTGTCGCTGGCCGGCGCGCAGGAGAAGATCGCGCTGTACCACGACGATCGCGAGCCGCTCGACGACGGATGGTACGTCCCCGCGAACGGCTCGCCTTCGAGCCATATCGTGAAGCCCCAGGTGTCTGGTCGGTTTCCCCATTTGGCGCTCAACGAGTACCTGTGCATGACGGCTGCCTCCTTGGCGGGAATCGAGGCGGCGAAGGCGTCCTTGCTGTATCCGGAGAGCCCGCTGCTCGTGGTCGAGCGCTTCGACAGGATCGATTCGGGAGAAAGGACCGAGCAGGGCCTGCGACTGTTGACGCGCGTCCATCAGGAGGATGCGTGCCAGGCGCTCGGGTACTGCTCGGACGATAAGTACGAAGGGGCGTCGAGCGCGTACGTGTCGGAAGCGGTCGAGCTTCTGATGGCGTGCGCCGAGCGTCCTGCGGAGGCTTTGCGCGAGCTGCATCGCCTCATGTTGTTCAACTACCTGATCGGCAATTGCGACGCTCATCTGAAGAATTACTCCCTGATCTGGAGCGGGCCTGCCTCCGTGCGCCTCGCTCCTGCCTACGACCTTGTCTCGACGGCGGTGTACGACGGCCGCTTCGGCGCCAAGCTCGATCGCGGCATGGGCTTGCGGCTGGGGAGGCACCTCAACATCGACAAAGTCGACGCGGACGATCTGAACACGCTGGCGAAAGAGCTCCGGCAGCCTCCCAAAGCCGCGTGGGAGGAGAGGGCGCGCCTGTGCGACGTCTTGGAAGAGGCGTTTCGGCAGGCGGCTGAGCGCGCGGCGGGCCTCGGATTCGGCGAGGCCGCCCCCGATCTGGCCCGCCGCATCCTCTTCGGTGCCAAAATCCGCATGAAGGTTTTGAATTCGTAA
- a CDS encoding helix-turn-helix transcriptional regulator yields MKRVLSACDFGATVRARRKELGYSQQQLAAFCGCGARFISDLENGKDTIQLGKAMDVASMLGLNMHVEEREALDGARRDA; encoded by the coding sequence ATGAAACGAGTGCTTTCGGCCTGCGACTTCGGAGCAACGGTGCGTGCGCGTCGCAAGGAGCTCGGCTATTCCCAGCAGCAGCTTGCGGCGTTCTGCGGATGCGGCGCGCGCTTCATCTCCGACCTGGAGAACGGGAAGGACACCATCCAGCTGGGGAAGGCGATGGACGTGGCCTCCATGTTGGGCCTCAACATGCACGTAGAGGAAAGGGAGGCGCTCGATGGCGCAAGGCGAGACGCTTAA
- a CDS encoding GntR family transcriptional regulator — MNPLASFEIDYNSGLPVWIQVKNRIAYLIGAGEFGVGDQLPTVRSLAIDLDISYNTVNRAYMDLEREGYISTRKGRGTFVTERHDVGAARATDTAVELLVDDLIRTCANAGMADDDILALVEARLAQKKLVAGRA; from the coding sequence ATGAACCCGCTCGCCTCCTTCGAGATCGACTACAACAGCGGCCTGCCCGTGTGGATCCAAGTGAAGAACCGCATCGCCTACCTCATAGGGGCGGGGGAGTTCGGGGTGGGCGACCAGCTGCCCACGGTGCGCTCGCTGGCCATCGACCTGGACATCAGCTACAACACCGTGAACCGCGCCTACATGGACCTGGAGCGCGAGGGCTACATCTCCACGCGCAAGGGCAGGGGCACGTTCGTGACCGAGCGCCACGACGTGGGCGCTGCGCGCGCCACCGACACCGCCGTGGAGCTTCTGGTGGACGACCTCATCCGCACGTGCGCCAACGCCGGCATGGCCGACGACGACATCTTAGCGCTCGTGGAGGCCCGCCTCGCCCAGAAGAAGCTCGTAGCCGGGAGGGCGTGA